A DNA window from Anas platyrhynchos isolate ZD024472 breed Pekin duck chromosome 33, IASCAAS_PekinDuck_T2T, whole genome shotgun sequence contains the following coding sequences:
- the CCDC9 gene encoding coiled-coil domain-containing protein 9 isoform X1, which yields MAAALDLRSKEEKDAELDKRIEALRKKNEALIRRYQEIEEDRRRAEQEGVAVTAPRHRRPPEPERRKEGGLGEKPGRTERKPPAAPRPPHGAAPRPSGRPPRGEPPPAPRERGARGRRSGGRGGGGAALGGSGGDAGPDRKSQEWEERRRQNIERMNEEMEKIAEYERNQRDGLQDRNPVRSFLDDPRRRGPAQDERHGGSRRHGRNWGGTDFEGVRAGLEQRGRRRAAPTMTGRERAEYARWKQERDEIDRQRLARHRQPTGQWRREWDADKTDGMFNDAPDAEHEPQKRPPKPPTFGEFLPAPRRKRQSRGRNPGTKPYSMHDDRWEEEKEPAAQPGGTDGKGAQELEAAPSGTPLQPPPDPEEDEDEDEWEDVSEEEEEDDEEEEDEEEDDEGSSPPSPAKADPPLLSPRPVRDWGEEMDLAPPPHGGLRGAPPATPPPAEPAGLSPTEQLDPPGGLPAPPQDTPQHPTQETLQQDPEGPPPGTVEITDFQRPRRPRHRFLFAAGIKARCPAAPVLRPRRRESGRSPRGPGRRKEKGSPRKWGNCGFLGDGEGGGDGEREEALVQRRLLGGPLAPWKSGSVGADGESLKPHLDHRSLLRVENHLSQTPGTPFDIGGPPRGVPAPCSWCTMDFQGYNYSNYSGVEDYIFDDFGDYEVPAGHRAILALYTIIFLLGVLGNGAVIWRLAPDGHQRRPLRPGDAPGVVPKPPDPGGGPGGLCGRVAAGLPPHPPLHHLPRFTTGRHLREGDVRFGILHGWAAPAPHRAPHLRVPVHLRLPRALRGHLRVLRAAAGPRPQQALRPLQEGHQARPGGHRQLLRLLVALPRGGAHPGLQLAHQLLVQERGGGGPGGHRGGLHQQLHQPRHLRGDGPGLQGQVPALLARRAARRDERGPLREHLGRQPRQDQGHRRRPQRQHQRLTSCLRPPPSPPLFFLGRVWMGPEFTRGCVRCPLSFFLPEWGNWRVKLTDVLASWTSLEALWRPPRSSLLGLPPPPPPSLDPVPHSQPHKNHLKPSPPHIPVGQRALR from the exons ATg gcggcgGCGCTGGACCTGCGgtcgaaggaggagaaggacgCGGAGCTGGACAAGCGCATCGAGGCCCTGCGCAAGAAGAACGAGGCCCTCATCCGACGCTACCAG gagaTTGAGGAGGACCGGAGGCGAGCGGAGCAGGAGGGGGTGGCGGTGACGGCGCCGCGGCACCGGCGCCCCCCCGAGCCCGAGAGGCGCAAGGAGGGGGGgcttggg gAGAAGCCCGGCCGGACCGAGCGgaagccccccgccgcccccagacccccccacggcgccgccccccgcccctccggccgccccccccggggggagccccccccagccccgagggAGCGCGGTGCCCGCGGGCGGCGCTcggggggccggggcggggggggggcggctctTGGGGGGTCAGGGGGCGACGCCGGCCCCGACCGCAAATCCCAG GAATGGGAGGAGCGGCGGCGGCAAAACATCGAGAGAATGAACGAGGAGATGGAGAAAATCGCCGAGTACGAGCGCAACCAGCGG gacgGGCTGCAGGACCGCAACCCCGTGCGGAGCTTCCTGGACGACCCCCGGCGCCGCGGCCCCGCTCAGGACGAGCGCCACGGGGGGAGCCGCCGGCACGGCCGCAACTGGGGGGGCACCGACTTCGAGGGGGTCCGGGCCGGCTTGGAACAGCGC GGTCGTCGCCGCGCCGCCCCCACCATGACCGGCCGCGAGCGCGCCGAGTACGCCCGCTGGAAGCAGGAGCGCGACGAGATCGACCGGCAGCGCCTCGCCCGCCACCGCCAGCCCACCGGGCAGTGGCGCCGCGAGTGGGACGCCGACAAGACCGACGGCAt GTTCAACGACGCGCCCGACGCCGAGCACG aaccccaaaaacgcccccccaagccccccactTTCGGCGAGTTCCTGCCCGCGCCGCGCAGGAAGCGGCAGAGCCGCGGGCGCAACCCCGGCACCAAACCCTACAG catgcACGACGACcgctgggaggaggagaaggagccgGCGGCGCAGCCCGGTGGCACCGATGGGAAGGGGGCGCAGGAG cttgAAGCAGCTCCCAGCGGgacccccctgcagcccccccctgACCCcgaggaggatgaggatgaggacgAGTGGGAGGACGTcagcgaggaagaggaggaggacgacgaggaagaggaggacgaggaggaagaCGACgaaggcagcagccccccctcccccgccaAGGCCGACCCCCCCCTCCTCA GCCCCCGACCCGTCCGCGACTGGGGCGAGGAGATGGAcctggccccccccccccatggcgGCCTGAGGGGTGCCCCCCCCgcgaccccccccccggcagaACCTGCAG GGCTGAGCCCCACGGAGCAGCtggacccccccggggggcttccagcccccccccaggacaccCCCCAGCACCCGACACAAG AAACTCTACAGCAGGACCCcgagggccccccccccggcacggtGGAGATCACCGACTTCCAGCGG CCCCGGCGGCCCCGCCACCGCTTCCTCTTCGCCGCCGGCATAAAAGCGCGCTGCCCCGCGGCCCCCGTCCTTCGTCCTCGGCGCCGGGAGAGCGGCCGCAGCCCGCGGGGACCAG gcaggaggaaggagaagggctCGCCAAGGAAGTGGGGAAATTGCGGGTTCCTTGGTGACGGCGAGGGCGGAGGGGATGGCGAGCGGGAGGAGGCTCTTGTGCAACGCCGGCTCCTTGGGGGGCCGCTGGCCCCGTGGAAGAGCGGCTCTGTAGGGGCGGACGGAGAAAG CCTAAAACCTCACCTTGACCATCGCAGCCTCCTCCGAGTGGAGAATCACCTCTCCCAAACTCCCGGGACCCCATTCGATATCGGGGGGCCACCACGAGGTGTCCCCGCGCCCTGCTCGTG GTGCACGATGGACTTCCAGGGCTACAACTACTCCAACTACTCCGGCGTGGAGGACTACATCTTCGACGACTTCGGCGACTACGAGGTCCCCGCCGGCCACCGCGCCATCCTGGCCCTCTACACCATCATCTTCCTCCTGGGCGTTTTGGGCAACGGCGCCGTCATCTGG CGTCTTGCTCCTGACGGCCATCAGCGCCGACCGCTGCGCCCTGGTGATGCGCCCGGTGTGGTGCCAAAACCACCGGACCCTGGCGGTGGCCCGGGGGGCTTGTGTGGCCGCGTGGCTGCTGGCCTTCCTCCTCACCCTCCCCTCCATCATCTTCCGCGGTTTACGACGGGACGCCATCTCCGAGAAGGCGACGTGCGTTTTGGAATACTCCACGGTTGGGCGGCACCAGCGCCTCACCGAGCTCCTCACCTCCGTGTCCCGGTTCATCTTCGGCTTCCTCGCGCCCTTCGTGGTCATCTCCGTGTGCTacgggctgctgctggcccgcGTCCACAGCAAGCGCTTCGCCCGCTCCAAGAAGGCCACCAGGCTCGTCCTGGTGGTCATCGTCAGCTTCTTCGCCTGCTGGTTGCCCTTCCACGTGGTGGGGCTCATCCTGGCCTCCAGCTCGCCCACCAGCTCCTTGTTCAAGAGCGCGGTGGCGGTGGACCCGGTGGTCACCGGGGTGGCCTACATCAACAGCTGCATCAACCCCGTCATCTACGTGGTGATGGGCCAGGACTTCAAGGACAAGTGCCGGCGCTCCTGGCGCGCCGTGCTGCGCGGCGTGATGAGCGAGGACCTCTCCGGGAGCACCTTGGGCGACAGCCGCGCCAAGACCAAGGCCACCGCCGACGACCACAGCGTCAGCACCAACGTCTGACCTCCTGCTTGAGGCCAccgccttctcctcctctcttttttttggggagggtttGGATGGGACCCGAATTTACGAGGGGATGCGTTCGTTGTCCTCTATCCTTTTTTTTGCCAGAGTGGGGAAATTGGAGGGTCAAATTAACCGATGTCTTGGCCTCGTGGACCTCCTTGGAGGCTCTTTGGAGGCCACCACGCTCCAGCCTCCtggggctgcctcctcctcctcctccgagcCTGGACCCCGTGCCCCACTCCCAGCCCCATAAAAACCACCTGAAGCCCTCCCCGCCCCACATCCCCGTGGGGCAGCGAGCTCTGAGGTGA
- the CCDC9 gene encoding coiled-coil domain-containing protein 9 isoform X3 — MAAALDLRSKEEKDAELDKRIEALRKKNEALIRRYQEIEEDRRRAEQEGVAVTAPRHRRPPEPERRKEGGLGEKPGRTERKPPAAPRPPHGAAPRPSGRPPRGEPPPAPRERGARGRRSGGRGGGGAALGGSGGDAGPDRKSQEWEERRRQNIERMNEEMEKIAEYERNQRDGLQDRNPVRSFLDDPRRRGPAQDERHGGSRRHGRNWGGTDFEGVRAGLEQRGRRRAAPTMTGRERAEYARWKQERDEIDRQRLARHRQPTGQWRREWDADKTDGMFNDAPDAEHEPQKRPPKPPTFGEFLPAPRRKRQSRGRNPGTKPYSMHDDRWEEEKEPAAQPGGTDGKGAQELEAAPSGTPLQPPPDPEEDEDEDEWEDVSEEEEEDDEEEEDEEEDDEGSSPPSPAKADPPLLSPRPVRDWGEEMDLAPPPHGGLRGAPPATPPPAEPAGLSPTEQLDPPGGLPAPPQDTPQHPTQETLQQDPEGPPPGTVEITDFQRPRRPRHRFLFAAGIKARCPAAPVLRPRRRESGRSPRGPGRRKEKGSPRKWGNCGFLGDGEGGGDGEREEALVQRRLLGGPLAPWKSGSVGADGERCTMDFQGYNYSNYSGVEDYIFDDFGDYEVPAGHRAILALYTIIFLLGVLGNGAVIWRLAPDGHQRRPLRPGDAPGVVPKPPDPGGGPGGLCGRVAAGLPPHPPLHHLPRFTTGRHLREGDVRFGILHGWAAPAPHRAPHLRVPVHLRLPRALRGHLRVLRAAAGPRPQQALRPLQEGHQARPGGHRQLLRLLVALPRGGAHPGLQLAHQLLVQERGGGGPGGHRGGLHQQLHQPRHLRGDGPGLQGQVPALLARRAARRDERGPLREHLGRQPRQDQGHRRRPQRQHQRLTSCLRPPPSPPLFFLGRVWMGPEFTRGCVRCPLSFFLPEWGNWRVKLTDVLASWTSLEALWRPPRSSLLGLPPPPPPSLDPVPHSQPHKNHLKPSPPHIPVGQRALR; from the exons ATg gcggcgGCGCTGGACCTGCGgtcgaaggaggagaaggacgCGGAGCTGGACAAGCGCATCGAGGCCCTGCGCAAGAAGAACGAGGCCCTCATCCGACGCTACCAG gagaTTGAGGAGGACCGGAGGCGAGCGGAGCAGGAGGGGGTGGCGGTGACGGCGCCGCGGCACCGGCGCCCCCCCGAGCCCGAGAGGCGCAAGGAGGGGGGgcttggg gAGAAGCCCGGCCGGACCGAGCGgaagccccccgccgcccccagacccccccacggcgccgccccccgcccctccggccgccccccccggggggagccccccccagccccgagggAGCGCGGTGCCCGCGGGCGGCGCTcggggggccggggcggggggggggcggctctTGGGGGGTCAGGGGGCGACGCCGGCCCCGACCGCAAATCCCAG GAATGGGAGGAGCGGCGGCGGCAAAACATCGAGAGAATGAACGAGGAGATGGAGAAAATCGCCGAGTACGAGCGCAACCAGCGG gacgGGCTGCAGGACCGCAACCCCGTGCGGAGCTTCCTGGACGACCCCCGGCGCCGCGGCCCCGCTCAGGACGAGCGCCACGGGGGGAGCCGCCGGCACGGCCGCAACTGGGGGGGCACCGACTTCGAGGGGGTCCGGGCCGGCTTGGAACAGCGC GGTCGTCGCCGCGCCGCCCCCACCATGACCGGCCGCGAGCGCGCCGAGTACGCCCGCTGGAAGCAGGAGCGCGACGAGATCGACCGGCAGCGCCTCGCCCGCCACCGCCAGCCCACCGGGCAGTGGCGCCGCGAGTGGGACGCCGACAAGACCGACGGCAt GTTCAACGACGCGCCCGACGCCGAGCACG aaccccaaaaacgcccccccaagccccccactTTCGGCGAGTTCCTGCCCGCGCCGCGCAGGAAGCGGCAGAGCCGCGGGCGCAACCCCGGCACCAAACCCTACAG catgcACGACGACcgctgggaggaggagaaggagccgGCGGCGCAGCCCGGTGGCACCGATGGGAAGGGGGCGCAGGAG cttgAAGCAGCTCCCAGCGGgacccccctgcagcccccccctgACCCcgaggaggatgaggatgaggacgAGTGGGAGGACGTcagcgaggaagaggaggaggacgacgaggaagaggaggacgaggaggaagaCGACgaaggcagcagccccccctcccccgccaAGGCCGACCCCCCCCTCCTCA GCCCCCGACCCGTCCGCGACTGGGGCGAGGAGATGGAcctggccccccccccccatggcgGCCTGAGGGGTGCCCCCCCCgcgaccccccccccggcagaACCTGCAG GGCTGAGCCCCACGGAGCAGCtggacccccccggggggcttccagcccccccccaggacaccCCCCAGCACCCGACACAAG AAACTCTACAGCAGGACCCcgagggccccccccccggcacggtGGAGATCACCGACTTCCAGCGG CCCCGGCGGCCCCGCCACCGCTTCCTCTTCGCCGCCGGCATAAAAGCGCGCTGCCCCGCGGCCCCCGTCCTTCGTCCTCGGCGCCGGGAGAGCGGCCGCAGCCCGCGGGGACCAG gcaggaggaaggagaagggctCGCCAAGGAAGTGGGGAAATTGCGGGTTCCTTGGTGACGGCGAGGGCGGAGGGGATGGCGAGCGGGAGGAGGCTCTTGTGCAACGCCGGCTCCTTGGGGGGCCGCTGGCCCCGTGGAAGAGCGGCTCTGTAGGGGCGGACGGAGAAAG GTGCACGATGGACTTCCAGGGCTACAACTACTCCAACTACTCCGGCGTGGAGGACTACATCTTCGACGACTTCGGCGACTACGAGGTCCCCGCCGGCCACCGCGCCATCCTGGCCCTCTACACCATCATCTTCCTCCTGGGCGTTTTGGGCAACGGCGCCGTCATCTGG CGTCTTGCTCCTGACGGCCATCAGCGCCGACCGCTGCGCCCTGGTGATGCGCCCGGTGTGGTGCCAAAACCACCGGACCCTGGCGGTGGCCCGGGGGGCTTGTGTGGCCGCGTGGCTGCTGGCCTTCCTCCTCACCCTCCCCTCCATCATCTTCCGCGGTTTACGACGGGACGCCATCTCCGAGAAGGCGACGTGCGTTTTGGAATACTCCACGGTTGGGCGGCACCAGCGCCTCACCGAGCTCCTCACCTCCGTGTCCCGGTTCATCTTCGGCTTCCTCGCGCCCTTCGTGGTCATCTCCGTGTGCTacgggctgctgctggcccgcGTCCACAGCAAGCGCTTCGCCCGCTCCAAGAAGGCCACCAGGCTCGTCCTGGTGGTCATCGTCAGCTTCTTCGCCTGCTGGTTGCCCTTCCACGTGGTGGGGCTCATCCTGGCCTCCAGCTCGCCCACCAGCTCCTTGTTCAAGAGCGCGGTGGCGGTGGACCCGGTGGTCACCGGGGTGGCCTACATCAACAGCTGCATCAACCCCGTCATCTACGTGGTGATGGGCCAGGACTTCAAGGACAAGTGCCGGCGCTCCTGGCGCGCCGTGCTGCGCGGCGTGATGAGCGAGGACCTCTCCGGGAGCACCTTGGGCGACAGCCGCGCCAAGACCAAGGCCACCGCCGACGACCACAGCGTCAGCACCAACGTCTGACCTCCTGCTTGAGGCCAccgccttctcctcctctcttttttttggggagggtttGGATGGGACCCGAATTTACGAGGGGATGCGTTCGTTGTCCTCTATCCTTTTTTTTGCCAGAGTGGGGAAATTGGAGGGTCAAATTAACCGATGTCTTGGCCTCGTGGACCTCCTTGGAGGCTCTTTGGAGGCCACCACGCTCCAGCCTCCtggggctgcctcctcctcctcctccgagcCTGGACCCCGTGCCCCACTCCCAGCCCCATAAAAACCACCTGAAGCCCTCCCCGCCCCACATCCCCGTGGGGCAGCGAGCTCTGAGGTGA
- the CCDC9 gene encoding coiled-coil domain-containing protein 9 isoform X2, translating to MAAALDLRSKEEKDAELDKRIEALRKKNEALIRRYQEIEEDRRRAEQEGVAVTAPRHRRPPEPERRKEGGLGEKPGRTERKPPAAPRPPHGAAPRPSGRPPRGEPPPAPRERGARGRRSGGRGGGGAALGGSGGDAGPDRKSQEWEERRRQNIERMNEEMEKIAEYERNQRDGLQDRNPVRSFLDDPRRRGPAQDERHGGSRRHGRNWGGTDFEGVRAGLEQRGRRRAAPTMTGRERAEYARWKQERDEIDRQRLARHRQPTGQWRREWDADKTDGMFNDAPDAEHEPQKRPPKPPTFGEFLPAPRRKRQSRGRNPGTKPYSMHDDRWEEEKEPAAQPGGTDGKGAQELEAAPSGTPLQPPPDPEEDEDEDEWEDVSEEEEEDDEEEEDEEEDDEGPRPVRDWGEEMDLAPPPHGGLRGAPPATPPPAEPAGLSPTEQLDPPGGLPAPPQDTPQHPTQETLQQDPEGPPPGTVEITDFQRPRRPRHRFLFAAGIKARCPAAPVLRPRRRESGRSPRGPGRRKEKGSPRKWGNCGFLGDGEGGGDGEREEALVQRRLLGGPLAPWKSGSVGADGESLKPHLDHRSLLRVENHLSQTPGTPFDIGGPPRGVPAPCSWCTMDFQGYNYSNYSGVEDYIFDDFGDYEVPAGHRAILALYTIIFLLGVLGNGAVIWRLAPDGHQRRPLRPGDAPGVVPKPPDPGGGPGGLCGRVAAGLPPHPPLHHLPRFTTGRHLREGDVRFGILHGWAAPAPHRAPHLRVPVHLRLPRALRGHLRVLRAAAGPRPQQALRPLQEGHQARPGGHRQLLRLLVALPRGGAHPGLQLAHQLLVQERGGGGPGGHRGGLHQQLHQPRHLRGDGPGLQGQVPALLARRAARRDERGPLREHLGRQPRQDQGHRRRPQRQHQRLTSCLRPPPSPPLFFLGRVWMGPEFTRGCVRCPLSFFLPEWGNWRVKLTDVLASWTSLEALWRPPRSSLLGLPPPPPPSLDPVPHSQPHKNHLKPSPPHIPVGQRALR from the exons ATg gcggcgGCGCTGGACCTGCGgtcgaaggaggagaaggacgCGGAGCTGGACAAGCGCATCGAGGCCCTGCGCAAGAAGAACGAGGCCCTCATCCGACGCTACCAG gagaTTGAGGAGGACCGGAGGCGAGCGGAGCAGGAGGGGGTGGCGGTGACGGCGCCGCGGCACCGGCGCCCCCCCGAGCCCGAGAGGCGCAAGGAGGGGGGgcttggg gAGAAGCCCGGCCGGACCGAGCGgaagccccccgccgcccccagacccccccacggcgccgccccccgcccctccggccgccccccccggggggagccccccccagccccgagggAGCGCGGTGCCCGCGGGCGGCGCTcggggggccggggcggggggggggcggctctTGGGGGGTCAGGGGGCGACGCCGGCCCCGACCGCAAATCCCAG GAATGGGAGGAGCGGCGGCGGCAAAACATCGAGAGAATGAACGAGGAGATGGAGAAAATCGCCGAGTACGAGCGCAACCAGCGG gacgGGCTGCAGGACCGCAACCCCGTGCGGAGCTTCCTGGACGACCCCCGGCGCCGCGGCCCCGCTCAGGACGAGCGCCACGGGGGGAGCCGCCGGCACGGCCGCAACTGGGGGGGCACCGACTTCGAGGGGGTCCGGGCCGGCTTGGAACAGCGC GGTCGTCGCCGCGCCGCCCCCACCATGACCGGCCGCGAGCGCGCCGAGTACGCCCGCTGGAAGCAGGAGCGCGACGAGATCGACCGGCAGCGCCTCGCCCGCCACCGCCAGCCCACCGGGCAGTGGCGCCGCGAGTGGGACGCCGACAAGACCGACGGCAt GTTCAACGACGCGCCCGACGCCGAGCACG aaccccaaaaacgcccccccaagccccccactTTCGGCGAGTTCCTGCCCGCGCCGCGCAGGAAGCGGCAGAGCCGCGGGCGCAACCCCGGCACCAAACCCTACAG catgcACGACGACcgctgggaggaggagaaggagccgGCGGCGCAGCCCGGTGGCACCGATGGGAAGGGGGCGCAGGAG cttgAAGCAGCTCCCAGCGGgacccccctgcagcccccccctgACCCcgaggaggatgaggatgaggacgAGTGGGAGGACGTcagcgaggaagaggaggaggacgacgaggaagaggaggacgaggaggaagaCGACgaag GCCCCCGACCCGTCCGCGACTGGGGCGAGGAGATGGAcctggccccccccccccatggcgGCCTGAGGGGTGCCCCCCCCgcgaccccccccccggcagaACCTGCAG GGCTGAGCCCCACGGAGCAGCtggacccccccggggggcttccagcccccccccaggacaccCCCCAGCACCCGACACAAG AAACTCTACAGCAGGACCCcgagggccccccccccggcacggtGGAGATCACCGACTTCCAGCGG CCCCGGCGGCCCCGCCACCGCTTCCTCTTCGCCGCCGGCATAAAAGCGCGCTGCCCCGCGGCCCCCGTCCTTCGTCCTCGGCGCCGGGAGAGCGGCCGCAGCCCGCGGGGACCAG gcaggaggaaggagaagggctCGCCAAGGAAGTGGGGAAATTGCGGGTTCCTTGGTGACGGCGAGGGCGGAGGGGATGGCGAGCGGGAGGAGGCTCTTGTGCAACGCCGGCTCCTTGGGGGGCCGCTGGCCCCGTGGAAGAGCGGCTCTGTAGGGGCGGACGGAGAAAG CCTAAAACCTCACCTTGACCATCGCAGCCTCCTCCGAGTGGAGAATCACCTCTCCCAAACTCCCGGGACCCCATTCGATATCGGGGGGCCACCACGAGGTGTCCCCGCGCCCTGCTCGTG GTGCACGATGGACTTCCAGGGCTACAACTACTCCAACTACTCCGGCGTGGAGGACTACATCTTCGACGACTTCGGCGACTACGAGGTCCCCGCCGGCCACCGCGCCATCCTGGCCCTCTACACCATCATCTTCCTCCTGGGCGTTTTGGGCAACGGCGCCGTCATCTGG CGTCTTGCTCCTGACGGCCATCAGCGCCGACCGCTGCGCCCTGGTGATGCGCCCGGTGTGGTGCCAAAACCACCGGACCCTGGCGGTGGCCCGGGGGGCTTGTGTGGCCGCGTGGCTGCTGGCCTTCCTCCTCACCCTCCCCTCCATCATCTTCCGCGGTTTACGACGGGACGCCATCTCCGAGAAGGCGACGTGCGTTTTGGAATACTCCACGGTTGGGCGGCACCAGCGCCTCACCGAGCTCCTCACCTCCGTGTCCCGGTTCATCTTCGGCTTCCTCGCGCCCTTCGTGGTCATCTCCGTGTGCTacgggctgctgctggcccgcGTCCACAGCAAGCGCTTCGCCCGCTCCAAGAAGGCCACCAGGCTCGTCCTGGTGGTCATCGTCAGCTTCTTCGCCTGCTGGTTGCCCTTCCACGTGGTGGGGCTCATCCTGGCCTCCAGCTCGCCCACCAGCTCCTTGTTCAAGAGCGCGGTGGCGGTGGACCCGGTGGTCACCGGGGTGGCCTACATCAACAGCTGCATCAACCCCGTCATCTACGTGGTGATGGGCCAGGACTTCAAGGACAAGTGCCGGCGCTCCTGGCGCGCCGTGCTGCGCGGCGTGATGAGCGAGGACCTCTCCGGGAGCACCTTGGGCGACAGCCGCGCCAAGACCAAGGCCACCGCCGACGACCACAGCGTCAGCACCAACGTCTGACCTCCTGCTTGAGGCCAccgccttctcctcctctcttttttttggggagggtttGGATGGGACCCGAATTTACGAGGGGATGCGTTCGTTGTCCTCTATCCTTTTTTTTGCCAGAGTGGGGAAATTGGAGGGTCAAATTAACCGATGTCTTGGCCTCGTGGACCTCCTTGGAGGCTCTTTGGAGGCCACCACGCTCCAGCCTCCtggggctgcctcctcctcctcctccgagcCTGGACCCCGTGCCCCACTCCCAGCCCCATAAAAACCACCTGAAGCCCTCCCCGCCCCACATCCCCGTGGGGCAGCGAGCTCTGAGGTGA